GTTGCAGTAATGTTGGCTGCTTGCTCTGGAAATTCTGTTAAAAAAGAAGATTCAAATGCAACCGATTCAAATACCACTACTTCAAGTAGTGGCACTCTTGAAAAAATCAAACAAAATGGAGTCATTAGAATTGGTGTTTTTGGCGATAAGCCTCCTTTTGGTTACATAGATGCTAAAGGTGTAAATCAAGGCTATGATGTGTATTTTGCAAAACGCATAGCAAAAGAACTTTTTGGCGATGAAAATAAAGTAGAATTTGTATTGGTTGAAGCTGCAAATAGGGTTGAGTTTTTAAAATCAGACAAAGTGGATGTAATTTTAGCAAATTTCACAAAAACTCCGCAAAGAGCTGAACAAGTAGATTTTGCTGCACCTTATATGAAAGTTGCATTGGGAGTAGTTGTACCAAGTGATTCTAATCTTAGTAGTGTTGAAGAATTAAAAGATAAAACCTTAATTCTTAATAAAGGAACCACGGCAGATATTTATTTTTACGAAAATTATCCAGACATTAAAACTTTGAAATTTGATCAAAATACCGAAACTTTTGCGGCTTTAATAGATGGAAGAGGAGAAGCTTTAAGTCATGATAATACCTTGCTTTTTGCATGGGTTAAAGAAAATCCTAATTTCAAAGTAGCTATTAAAGAATTAGGAAATCAAGATGTTATTGCGCCTGCTGTTAAAAAAGGTAATGATGATTTAAGAATTTTTATTGATGAACTAATTATAAAATTAGCTGAGGAGCAATTTTTTCATAAAGCTTATGAAGAAACTTTAAAAGTTCATTTTTCCGATGATATTAAGGCTGAAGATATAGTCATAGAAGGCGGAAAATTTTGATTTTATGCCACTTTAAAGTGGCATTATTGATTGTTTTTTATAATTTCAAAAACTACTTTACTTATTTTTTCAACTGATTTTATTTCGCATCTTTCATCTGTTGAATGAGGATTGTAAATATTCGGACCTATAGAACAGCAAAGCAAATCTCTTCCATTTTCTAAAATTCCGCATTCTAATCCTGCATGTATGGCTGAAATTTTAACATCTGGAACTTCTTTTGATAAAGCCTTATGAACTTCATCGCTAAATTCATTTTTAATTCCTTCCCAAGGTGGGTAAAAATTAAAACTCTCACATTTATAGCCAAAAGCCTTAAAAAATTCCAAAGTTTCAAATTCGATTTGCTTTAATTCCTCTAAAACATTAGAACGCGCGAAAAGCTCGATAATAACTTGATTTTCTTGCATTTTTATAGTAGAAAGATTGATGCTAGTTTGTGCAATTTTTAATTCCTCATTATAAGCCCTAAGACCTTGAGAAAAAGCATTGATACTAGAAAGAATTTCTTGTGTTTGCAGGCATTTTTTAAATTTTTGTTTTCCTAAAAATTTACATTTTATCCATTCATTATCTTCAAGTTTTGTTGTAGAATACACCAAAGCCTTAGCGTATTTTGGGATAGAATTTATCCTTTCTCCACCATTAAACTCGATTAGCTCTGCTTGATTTTTTGTAATAAAACTCGCCATTTCTTTAATGGAACTTTTGGAATTTTTAATGATATCAATGCCTGAATGTCCGCCCTTAAATCCAAAGGCTTCAAGCTCATACACATTACCTTCATACTCTTTAAATTTAAGATCTAAAACCGCTTTTATGTCCACACCACCTGCGCAACCTATGATGATATCTTTTTCACTCTCGTGATCTAAATTGAGTAATTTTTTAGCTCTAAATTCAAACTTACAAGCATTAGCACCTAGCAAACCTACTTCTTCATCATTGGTAAATAAACATTCAAGATGATCAAAATTTGCCATTGCACTCATCATAATCGCCACACCAATGCCATTATCTGCGCCCAAAGATGAGTTTTTAGCCCGCAAATAACCTTGCTCTTCATAAAGTTCGATATAGGGTGCTTCACCCATACAAACCATATCATAATGACTTTGCAAGCAAATTTTTGGTTCACCTTTAATGCAGTGTATGTTTCCAGCTTCGTCGATATCAACCATGAATTTTTTATCTCTAGCATACTCTTTTAAAAAATTCTTTAAATGTTGGGTTTGAAAACTACAATGCGGAATTGCTGATAAATTTTTAAAATTTTTTAATACATTTTGCATTATCATTCCTTTGTTAAAATTATTTTTATTATATTTTAGGGAAATAAATGAGATATAAATATTCTAAATTTTTAAATTTAAGGCAAATTGCCAGTGATCCAAAAAAAATATTATTGGTTTTATTGTTTATAGGACTTGCAATTTTTGCAAATTCCTTTGTCTTACCCAAACAAAGTTTTGAAGCAAGGGTTATAAAAGTAGTAGATGGTGATACAATTGAGGTTGTAAAAAATAATAAAAATTATCGTGTAAGATTTTATGGTATTGATGCTCCAGAAAGCAAGCAAAAATTTGGTAGTAATTCGAGAGATTTTTTAGCTTCTTTGATATTGGGAAAAAATGTAACTTTAATCCAAAAAGATATCGATAAATATGATAGAATTTTAGCCATAGTGAAGTTAAATGACAAAGATATTAATCAAGCTATGGTTGAAAACGGTTATGCTTGGGCGTATGATTATTATACTGAAATTTATCTTCCTTATGAAAAAAATGCCAGAACGAAAAAATTAGGACTTTGGAAAGATAAAAACCCAATAGAACCTTATAAATGGCGAAAGATGAATAAATTCGGAGATTAAAATGCAAAAATATTTTCTAATGTTGGTATTTTTAATATTTAGCGGTTGTTATATTAATGAAAGAGGAATTTCAAATCGTTTTTATAGCGATTGCAAGGAATTTTATGATGCAAGTGGAACTTATCATAAAGAGTGTCCGGAAAATTGGGTGGATTTGCCTTTAACTCCTAAGGAGTTTTAAAAGTATTATTTGCGGTATTACTAGATGGATTTAAATTTGCATTTGGATTGCTTTCTTCATTTTTAACATTGTTGTTTGTTGGTGGTCTTTTAAGTTTAAAGATATGTTCTTCAGTAACCACAACTTGCATATTTGCTTCAAAAATTTTAATTTCTTTAACATGCCCTAGGACCTTAACTTCTCTTTTTTTAGAACTCTCATCAAATAAAGCATGAGCTTCTAATTCTAAAACATCACCTAATTTTAAAGGGGCATAAAAAAAAGTTTTCGAGCTTATAAGCAAAGAAAATTCTTTATTTACAGCTGCTTGAGCTACATAATTAGCTGCCGCAAATACAAAAGCACTGTGTATGAGTCCATGATCATCTACTACCATTTCAGGTGTGGTAATAAGCACTGATTTGGCATGATTTTTTGACAATTCTGAGATAAAGCCAGATAAAGAATTATTAATTTCAGGACAAGTAAAAAGCTCTGATTTGATACGACTTGCATCTTCTTGGGATACATATTCTTCTAGTTGTGCATATTCTTCAAAATTGTTATTTTTTAGCATTTTATACCTTTAATTTAACATAAACACGCTTTGGTGCTTCATAGCCTTCGCAAGTTAATTTAGCATTATTAGGATCTAAAAAATTTTCCAAAGAATATGAGTCAATCCACTCTGTTTTCCTTTGCTCTGTTAAATCCGTTGTTTTTTTAGCTAAAATTTCAAAACTTGAGAAACCAGCTCGTTCGCACCAATTTCTTAAACCCAATATCGACGGAATGAAAAAAATATTTGGTATTTTTGAATAAGTTTTTTTTGGAATTAAAGCAATCTCTCTTTCGTCATCAATATACATAGTGTCTAAAAACACCACGCCATCTTTATTTAAGCTCTGTTTGAGTTGTTTGAGCATTTTTATAGGATCGCTGCGATGATAAATCACTCCCAAACAAAAAATCACATCAAATTTACACTCATAAGTAGGCAAATCTTCAACACCTAAAAGTTCGTATTGTATATTTTTTTTAGCTAAGGCATTGATGAGTTCAAACTGCAGACAGTATTTTATAGAAGGATCAAAACCTATAATTTTTTTAGGATTAAATTCAAGCATTTTAAACATATAATACCCATTATTACATCCCACATCGGCAACGATTTTATTTTCAATTTCATTCATAAAAGGTTTTAAAATATTAAATTTAATAAAACTTTGCCACTCTGTATCAATGAAAAGTTCATTAATTTTAAAAGGCCCCTTACGCCATGGTTTTAAATTTAAAGCCAAATCGCAAAAATCATTTTCATTTAATTTTTTACATTTTAATTCTATGCTATCTTTTATAAAAAATTCACTGTGTAAATTTAACTCACGAAGTTCTTGAATTTTTTTAAAAATAGGGTGATTTTGTAATTGTTTTTCTAAATCATTCATCTTGCGCCTTTTTATATTTTTAAAATGTTACTAAATTTGGCATAAATTTTTCTTTTGGTAGCATTTTAAAAGACAATAAAAACACTTTTCAGTAATTTTAAATTCACATACGGTTATAATAAAAACTTGTTTAGACAATTACAAAACAAGGAGAAAAAATGGAAAATTCACAATTAACCATTTATAATTTTGATTTTTACTCCACTTTGGTTGCTATGGTTATAGTGCTATTGGTTGGGGTTTTTATCATCAAAAGAAGTAAATTCTTGCAAGAATACAATATCCCAGAGCCTGTGGTGGGAGGTGTTATAGCAGCAATTTTACTTTTAATGCTTTATAGCTGGGGGGGCGTGCAAATTAAATTTGACAACTCGCTCAAAGACCCTTTAATGCTCGCATTTTTTTCTAGCATAGGTTTATTGGCTGATTTTGCGTCTTTAAAAAAAGGCGGGATAAAACTTGTGGTTTTCTTAGTCATCATTACAGGTTTATTGCTCTTGCAAAATGGTATAGGTATTGGCGTTGCAACTGCTATGGGGGAAAATCCTCTCATTGGACTTTTAGGCGGTTCTATAACCATGAGTGGTGGACATGGAACAGGAGGTGCTTGGGCTGAAACTTTCATCAAAGATTATAATTTTGCTGCAGCAACTGAAGTAGCCATGGCTAGTGCGACTTTTGGACTTATTGCAGGAGGTATCATTGGTGGACCAGTGGCTAGATATTTGATTAAAAAATATAAACTTAAAACCCCTGGAACTGAAGTTAAAGATGAAAACGATGCGATTTTAAATTTTGAAAAACCACATCAAGAAAGACTTATCACTCAATCATCTTTTGTAGAGTCTTTGGCTTTGATTGCTTTTTGTTTATTGATCGGCGTTTTTCTTGCTGATTATTTAAATCCAAAAATCACCATTTTACTTAAAAATGCTTTCTCTCTTAGTGAAACTTTCAAATTTAATCTCCCAACCTTTGTGTATTGTTTATTTACGGGAGTTGTTTTAAGAAATATTCTTTCTTTAACAAGAATTCATCAAGTTTTTGACAGAGAAGTTTCAGTGCTTGGCAATGTAAGCCTTAGTCTTTTCTTGGCTTTTGCTTTAATGACAGTTAATCTAATCGAGCTTATTTCGCTTGCACTTCCTATACTTACAATTTTATTCTTCCAAGTTGTAACAATGGTACTTTATGCGATTTTTATTACTTTTAGATTTTGTGGAAAAGATTATGATGCAGCAGTGCTTGCGGCAGGACATTGTGGTTTTGGACTAGGAGCGACACCAACAGCTATGGTGAATATGCAAACCGTTACCAATCACTATGGAATGAGCCACGTGGCTTTCATTATCGTGCCTTTATGTGGTGCATTTTTTATTGATATTATCAATGCTATAGTAATTCAAGTTTTTGTTGGATTTTTATAGTTAATTTACTCAAGCTAGTTTTTAGCTAGCTTGAAACTTATTTGTAAATATAATTTAAATTTTTACACAAAAGTTAATAATATAAAAATAATAAAACCAAATTTTATATTTTTTTGTTTATTTTAAATTTAAAATTTTTTAAAGGATTTTATCCTTACTTGTACATAAGTGACTTAAAAAACACTTTTCACATAAAGGATTTTTTGCTTTGCAAGTATAACGCCCAAAAAGTACCATAGCTTGATGAAGATAGTTAAGATTATCTTTAAAAATACGCGTTAAATCTTCTTCGGTTGCTTCAGGAGTTTTTGCTTTGCTTAAATTTAATCTATGTGAAACTCTAAAAACATGAGTATCTACAGCCATACAATTTGCTCCGCACCATTCAATCAAAACTACATGAGCGGTTTTTTGTCCCACTCCTGCTAAAGATTTTAAATCTTTCTCGTTTAATGGAATTTCTCCACCAAATTCCTCGCAAACCGCTTTTGCCATTTTAATTAAATTTTGTGCTTTGTTGTTAAAAAAAGAACAAGAATTGATCAATAGCTTTAAGCTATTTAAATTTGCATTGGCTAAAGATCTAATATTAGGATAAGCATCAAAAAGAGCAGGGGTAATTAAATTTACTCTTTTATCGGTGCATTGTGCTGAAAGCATTACGCAAACTATCAACTCATAGAGATTTCTAAATTGCAACTCAGTAACCGGTTTATCAAAATGTTTTAATAATAAATTTTTTATTTCTAATTCTCTTTTTTTCATTTTTTTATTTTAGTTAATTTTTTTTAAATTAACTTGAGTTATAATACAAAAATATATTTTTTATTTAAAAAGGAAAGAAATATGAAAAAATTTTCACTCGTCGTTGCAAGTTTAGTTGCTGGAACAGCTTTAAGTTTAAATGCTGCTGTTGTGGCTACTGCTGGTGGTAAAAATATTACTGATACTCAAGTAGATGAATTTTTTGCTCCTATGCTTAGAGGACAAAGCATTAATAATTTACCAGCTGATCAAAAAAAGGCTTTTATTCAACAATATATTGTGCAAGATTTAATTTTAAATGAGGCTAAAAAAGATGGTTTAGAAAAAGATGCGACTTATAAAAAAGAATTGGATCGTGCAAAAGACGCTATTTTAGTAGCAGTTTATCAAGACAAAATCATGCAAGATATTAAAATAGATTCCGCAAAAGTGAAATCAATTTACGATCAAAACAAAGATAAATATGTAAAACCAGCTAGAGTTCAAGCTAAACATATTTTAGTTCAAAATCAAACAGATGCAGAAAAAATTATTGATGAATTGAAAAATTTAAAAGGCGATGCATTAGATAAAAAATTCTCTGAAATTGCAAGAGCAAAATCTATTGATAACGGCTCCGCTGCACAAGGTGGTGAGCTTGGTTGGTTTGATGAATCTACTATGGTAAAACCATTTACAGATGCTGCTTTTGCACTTAAAAAAGGTGAAATTTCCAAATCACCTGTAAAAACTAATTTTGGTTATCATATTATCCTTAAAGAAAATTCAGAGGCAAGAACACAACTTACTTTTGATCAAGTAAAACAAGGTATTGAGGCAGCTTTAAGAGCAGAGGAATTTAAACAAGTAATTGCAAAAAAAGCTCAAGAACTACTTGATAAAGCTAAAGTGACTTACAAATAATGGGTGTTTTAGATATAGTAAAAGCAGGAGTTGTTAGTGGCGAAGAGTTGAATAAACTCTACGCTTACGCTAAGAGCGAAAATTTTGCAATTCCTGCAGTAAATGTTGTGGGGACTAATTCTATCAATGCGGTTTTAGAATCTGCTAAAAAAGTTAATTCGCCTGTAATCATACAATTTTCAAATGGTGGAGCTAAATTTTTTGCAGGTAAAAATTGTCCCAATGCGGAAGTTTTGGGAGCTATCAGCGGTGCTAAACATGTTCATTTACTTGCAAAAGCTTATGGAATTCCTGTGATTTTACATACCGATCATGCTGCTAGAAAACTTTTACCTTGGATAGACGGTTTGATTCTTGCAAATGAAGAATTTAAAAAACAAAATGATGTAGCTTTATTTAGTTCGCATATGCTTGATCTTAGCGAAGAAAGTTTGGAAGATAATCTTAGCACTTGCGAAGCCTATCTTAAAAAATTAGATGCTTTAGGGGTGAGTTTAGAAATAGAACTTGGCTGCACTGGTGGCGAAGAAGATGGGGTGGATAATACTGGCATTGACAATGCAAAGCTCTATACTCAGCCTGAAGATGTCGCTCTTGCTTATGAAAGACTTGGTAAGATTAGTGATAAATTTTCAATTGCAGCAAGTTTTGGTAATGTTCATGGTGTATATAAACCAGGTAATGTCAGCTTGCAACCTGAAATTTTAAAGAATTCTCAAAATTTTGTTAAAAATAAATTTAATCTTCAAAATGATAAGCCTATTAATTTTGTGTTTCATGGTGGTAGTGGTAGTGAATTAAGCGATATTAAAAACGCTGTAAGTTATGGCGTTATTAAAATGAATATCGATACAGATACACAATGGGCATTTTGGGATGGTGTTCGTATTTATGAAGCCAGCAATAAAGCCTATTTACAAGGACAAATTGGCAACCCAGAAGGTGATGACAAGCCAAATAAAAAATACTATGATCCTCGCGTGTGGTTAAGAGCAGGTGAAGAAAGCATGATTAAACGCTTGGAAATTGCTTTTGAAGATTTAAATTGCATTAACAAAAATTAAAATTGATAAAAACAATCGCTTTTTGATTGTTTTTATCCCAAGATAGTCATCTCTGACGCATTTTCATTTATCTTTAAAATTTTTATCCATTTTTAAAAATTCACATAATTTATTATTAAAAATTATTTATTTTTATAAATCATAAAACAAAGTGTGATATTTTAAAAAATTCAAGCTAAAGATTTTTATTTTAAAAATTTATCCCAAATAAGAGTTAAAAATTCTAAAAAAATGCAAGAGATATTAAAACCCTTGTTGATAAAAATAATTCTTAAGCCCTAATATCGATATTTATCAAAGAATATATTTTATTAATATTATTTGGTTGTTTTAGAATTTCAAATAAAGATTTTTGATGCTCCTTTGGTGATTTGTTGCACCCATTCTAAAAAATTACTTGAATTTATTTCATTTTTTTGATTTAAACTATTTAATTTGTTTTCAAAATCTTTAACATCGCTTGTGTCACTAAGTAATGCAAAAGCATCGCTTAAATTCGAAAAATAAGCATTGCTAAGTTTATTATTAAGTTCTTTGATTTCATTTTCACTTAAAGAATTATCAAACCCTTGTAACTTTCCCCATATGGTTGTTTCGCCAGCAATTAAAGGTTGTATGCTTACCCCAGCATTAACATTGTTAGATAAAAAACCTATTAATAAACCACCCATAGTAATAGAGTCATCATTATTTGTATATTTATCAGCACTAGTATCCCAAGATAAAGCGGTGTTTTTAGCACTATGTAAAATATCAGGATTAAAAAGTAAAAGTTCTGATTTTTCATCTGTATTGTCAAAATTAAAAAAAACTAGGACTTAATTTTTCATTCTCATTAATATTTTTAAATCCACCTTTTGCGTTAATGTCTTTCATTTCTTCGTAAGAAAAAGTTTGTTTTACTTCTAAAGTGTTTTTATCTATTAAGTAATTTTGCGGAAAATAATTTGCTAAATCTTCTTTTGAAAAGCTATTTTCTCCTTTTAATTCAGGAGTTTTTTCTATAAGTTGAGAAACTATTTTATAAGCATTTCCTATGGTTTTTGCAATATCGATATTTGTATAGCTTTGCAAAATTCCATTATTCTGAGCCTTAATAAAATTTTCCATAGCGCTAGAATAAATTTTTATGTCTTCAGGAATTCCTGCTTTTTTATTAAATTCACTTGTGAAATACCCATCTTTATCCACATCATAACTCATAAATTGGTTTTGCTTTAGAGTATCTGTATTTTTTATTGGGATTTATAGATAAATTTAACCCAGCTTAAAGCTACTAAAAGTAGTGTTTCTGATTTTTATCATACTAAGCCCTAATATCTATACTTTTTGGTGTAGAATTTAAAGAAAGGATTTTGTTAAATTCCCCTGTATCATCATCGCTAAATTTCATACCAAAAAGAATTTCTAGCTCATCGCTTGTACCAAATTTAGTTTCTAGTAGCTTTTTTAAAAG
This genomic interval from Campylobacter sp. CCS1377 contains the following:
- a CDS encoding cysteine ABC transporter substrate-binding protein, translating into MKKIVLSILGIFVAVMLAACSGNSVKKEDSNATDSNTTTSSSGTLEKIKQNGVIRIGVFGDKPPFGYIDAKGVNQGYDVYFAKRIAKELFGDENKVEFVLVEAANRVEFLKSDKVDVILANFTKTPQRAEQVDFAAPYMKVALGVVVPSDSNLSSVEELKDKTLILNKGTTADIYFYENYPDIKTLKFDQNTETFAALIDGRGEALSHDNTLLFAWVKENPNFKVAIKELGNQDVIAPAVKKGNDDLRIFIDELIIKLAEEQFFHKAYEETLKVHFSDDIKAEDIVIEGGKF
- a CDS encoding M20/M25/M40 family metallo-hydrolase; amino-acid sequence: MQNVLKNFKNLSAIPHCSFQTQHLKNFLKEYARDKKFMVDIDEAGNIHCIKGEPKICLQSHYDMVCMGEAPYIELYEEQGYLRAKNSSLGADNGIGVAIMMSAMANFDHLECLFTNDEEVGLLGANACKFEFRAKKLLNLDHESEKDIIIGCAGGVDIKAVLDLKFKEYEGNVYELEAFGFKGGHSGIDIIKNSKSSIKEMASFITKNQAELIEFNGGERINSIPKYAKALVYSTTKLEDNEWIKCKFLGKQKFKKCLQTQEILSSINAFSQGLRAYNEELKIAQTSINLSTIKMQENQVIIELFARSNVLEELKQIEFETLEFFKAFGYKCESFNFYPPWEGIKNEFSDEVHKALSKEVPDVKISAIHAGLECGILENGRDLLCCSIGPNIYNPHSTDERCEIKSVEKISKVVFEIIKNNQ
- a CDS encoding thermonuclease family protein, whose product is MRYKYSKFLNLRQIASDPKKILLVLLFIGLAIFANSFVLPKQSFEARVIKVVDGDTIEVVKNNKNYRVRFYGIDAPESKQKFGSNSRDFLASLILGKNVTLIQKDIDKYDRILAIVKLNDKDINQAMVENGYAWAYDYYTEIYLPYEKNARTKKLGLWKDKNPIEPYKWRKMNKFGD
- the cmoB gene encoding tRNA 5-methoxyuridine(34)/uridine 5-oxyacetic acid(34) synthase CmoB, with the translated sequence MNDLEKQLQNHPIFKKIQELRELNLHSEFFIKDSIELKCKKLNENDFCDLALNLKPWRKGPFKINELFIDTEWQSFIKFNILKPFMNEIENKIVADVGCNNGYYMFKMLEFNPKKIIGFDPSIKYCLQFELINALAKKNIQYELLGVEDLPTYECKFDVIFCLGVIYHRSDPIKMLKQLKQSLNKDGVVFLDTMYIDDEREIALIPKKTYSKIPNIFFIPSILGLRNWCERAGFSSFEILAKKTTDLTEQRKTEWIDSYSLENFLDPNNAKLTCEGYEAPKRVYVKLKV
- the gltS gene encoding sodium/glutamate symporter; this translates as MENSQLTIYNFDFYSTLVAMVIVLLVGVFIIKRSKFLQEYNIPEPVVGGVIAAILLLMLYSWGGVQIKFDNSLKDPLMLAFFSSIGLLADFASLKKGGIKLVVFLVIITGLLLLQNGIGIGVATAMGENPLIGLLGGSITMSGGHGTGGAWAETFIKDYNFAAATEVAMASATFGLIAGGIIGGPVARYLIKKYKLKTPGTEVKDENDAILNFEKPHQERLITQSSFVESLALIAFCLLIGVFLADYLNPKITILLKNAFSLSETFKFNLPTFVYCLFTGVVLRNILSLTRIHQVFDREVSVLGNVSLSLFLAFALMTVNLIELISLALPILTILFFQVVTMVLYAIFITFRFCGKDYDAAVLAAGHCGFGLGATPTAMVNMQTVTNHYGMSHVAFIIVPLCGAFFIDIINAIVIQVFVGFL
- the nth gene encoding endonuclease III — its product is MKKRELEIKNLLLKHFDKPVTELQFRNLYELIVCVMLSAQCTDKRVNLITPALFDAYPNIRSLANANLNSLKLLINSCSFFNNKAQNLIKMAKAVCEEFGGEIPLNEKDLKSLAGVGQKTAHVVLIEWCGANCMAVDTHVFRVSHRLNLSKAKTPEATEEDLTRIFKDNLNYLHQAMVLFGRYTCKAKNPLCEKCFLSHLCTSKDKIL
- a CDS encoding peptidylprolyl isomerase, giving the protein MKKFSLVVASLVAGTALSLNAAVVATAGGKNITDTQVDEFFAPMLRGQSINNLPADQKKAFIQQYIVQDLILNEAKKDGLEKDATYKKELDRAKDAILVAVYQDKIMQDIKIDSAKVKSIYDQNKDKYVKPARVQAKHILVQNQTDAEKIIDELKNLKGDALDKKFSEIARAKSIDNGSAAQGGELGWFDESTMVKPFTDAAFALKKGEISKSPVKTNFGYHIILKENSEARTQLTFDQVKQGIEAALRAEEFKQVIAKKAQELLDKAKVTYK
- the fbaA gene encoding class II fructose-bisphosphate aldolase — translated: MGVLDIVKAGVVSGEELNKLYAYAKSENFAIPAVNVVGTNSINAVLESAKKVNSPVIIQFSNGGAKFFAGKNCPNAEVLGAISGAKHVHLLAKAYGIPVILHTDHAARKLLPWIDGLILANEEFKKQNDVALFSSHMLDLSEESLEDNLSTCEAYLKKLDALGVSLEIELGCTGGEEDGVDNTGIDNAKLYTQPEDVALAYERLGKISDKFSIAASFGNVHGVYKPGNVSLQPEILKNSQNFVKNKFNLQNDKPINFVFHGGSGSELSDIKNAVSYGVIKMNIDTDTQWAFWDGVRIYEASNKAYLQGQIGNPEGDDKPNKKYYDPRVWLRAGEESMIKRLEIAFEDLNCINKN